The Cellulomonas shaoxiangyii sequence CTCGTGCGCACGGCGAGCCTGCGCCTCGCGATCCTGCTGACCGTGTGGGTGGCGACCGGCCTCGGCGCCTCCGCCCTCGCCGGGCACCAGGTGGTCAACGCCGTGTGGGGCCTGACGGCGTTCGCCCTGGACGCCCTCGCGATCGCGGCGCAGGCGCTGGTCGGGCACGCCCTCGGCGCGGGCGACGTGCCGCGCACCCGCGCACTCCTGCGCCGCACGCTGCAGTGGGGCGTCGCCGCGGGGGTCGTGATGGGCGTCCTCGTCGGCGCTCTCGCGCCGCTGTACGTGCGCCTGTTCACCGCCGACCCGGACGTGCGCCGCGCGGCTGTCACCGGGCTCGTCGTCGCGGCGGTCGCGTTGCCCATGGCGGGCTGGGTCTTCGTCCTCGACGGCGTGCTGATCGGCGCCGGGGACGGGCCCTTCCTCGCGTGGGCGGGCGTCGCGACGCTGGTCGCCTACGTCCCCGCGGCGCTGGCCGTGCACGCGTGGGCGCCGCCGGGCGCCGCCGGGCTCGCGTGGCTCTGGGGAGCGTTCGCCGTCCTCTTCATGGCCGCTCGCGCCCTCACGACGGGATGGCGCGCACGCGGCACGGCCTGGATGGTCACGGGCGCCTGACCGTCGGTCGGGCCGACCGGTGCCCGGCGGGCCGCCGGGTGCTCAGTCGCCGCCGCCACCACCTCCGCCGTCGCCCCCGCCGCCGTCCGACCCACCGTCCCCGTGCGTGTCGCCGCGGTGCCCGTCGCCCCCGTACCCGGCGCTGCCGCCGTCGCCCGTGCCGCCCGCGTCCCGGCGACGCGCGTCCCGACCGCGGCCCCCGGCGGACTGCGACTGTGCCATCCCGCCGAGCGAGAGCACGAGGAAGACGATCCCGACCGCGAGGAACGCCGCACCCGTGCCCTCGCCGAGCTGCGTGACGCCCAGGACGAAGAACACGATGCCGATCGGCAGGAACGCCGCCCACTGCCCCGTGTTCTTCTGCGCCTCGGCGTCCGACCGGCCCTCGGCCTGCCCCGCTGGGTCCTGCTCACTCATCCGCACACCCCTCGTCGTTGCGGGGATCGTAGCCACGTGCCGCGGACCTGCGCCGCAGCGCACGCACGCCGTTCGCGGGTGTGTCCGGGCTCCCCCGCGCCCTCGCGGCACGTCCAGGCACGCAGAACGGCCCCGCCCCGGACGTGCCGGGACGGGGCCGTTCTCGTTCGAGCCGGTGTCAGGCGCCGACGACCCGCACGGTCACCGTCGCGGCGACCTCCGGGTGCAGGCGGACCTGGACCTTGTACTCGCCGAGCGACTTGATCGCCTGCGAGACCTCGATCTTGCGCTTGTCGACGGAGGGGGCGCCGGCGGCCTTGATGGCCTCGGCGATCTCCGCGGTCGTGACGGCGCCGAAGAGGCGGCCGGACTCGCCGGACTTCGCCGTCACCGTGACCGCGTTCGCCTGGAGCGAGTCGCGGACGGCCTTGGCGTCGTCGAGCGACGCGATCTCGCGGGCCTTGCGGGCCTTGCGGATCGCGGCGACGTCCTTCTCGGCACCCTTGGTCCACGGCGTGGCCAGGCTGCGCGGGATGAGGTAGTTACGGGCGTACCCGTCCTTCACCTCGACGATGTCGCCGGGGGCACCGAGACCGGTGACCTCGTGGGTCAGGATGATCTTCGCCATGAGTCTCCCCTTCCTCAGCGAGCCGACGACGAGTACGGCAGGAGAGCCATCTCGCGGGCGTTCTTGACGGCACGCGCGATCGCGCGCTGCTCCTGGACCGACACGCCGGTGACGCGACGGGCACGGATCTTGCCGCGGTCGGAGATGAACTTGCGGAGCAGGACCGTGTCCTTGTAGTCCACCGTGTCGATCTTGGCGGCCTTCAGGGGGTTCTGCTTCTTCTTGGGCTTGCGGACGACGGGCTTGGCCATCGTGGAGCTCCTTGTCTGTGGAGCCCCGAGCGTTGCCGTGCTCGGGGATGTGAGTCTTCAGGTGGTGCGAGGACCGATCAGAACGGGGGCTCGTCGGAGTAGCCGCCGCCGCCGGACGACCCACCCGCGGGCGTGGCCCACGGGTCGTCGGCCTGGCCCGCGGAGGATGACGACGACGACTGGCCGCCCCCGTAACCGCCGCCACCGCCACCGCCGAACCCACCGCCGCCACCGCCACCGAAGCCGCCGCCACCACCGGACCGCTGGGTCCGGGTGACCTTGGCCGTGGCGTAGCGCAGCGACGGGCCGACCTCGTCGACCTGCAGCTCGTACACGGTGCGCTTCTCGCCCTCGCGGGTCTCGTAGGAGCGCTGCGTGAGCCGTCCGGTCGCGATGACGCGGGTGCCCTTGGTGAGGGACTCGGCGACGGACTCGGCCGCCTCGCGCCAGATCGAGCAGCGGAGGAACAGCGTCTCGCCGTCCTTCCACTCGTTGCTCTGGCGGTCGAACGTGCGAGGCGTGGACGCGACGGTGAAGTTCGCGACCGCCGCCCCGGACGGGGTGAAGCGCAGCTCCGGGTCCCCGGTCAGGTTCCCGATCACCGTGATGGTGGTCTCACCGGCCATGGCGGCCTCCTCGCTCGTTCCGACGGATCGACTGCGGCTGTGCCGCGCGGTTGGGGTGCTGCCCGGACGCTAGCGCCGGGCACCCACACGCGGGGCTCAGACCTCGCGGCGCAGGACCTTGGTGCGCAGGACGACCTCGTTGAGGCCGAGCTGGCGGTCGAGCTCCTTGGCGGTCGCGGGCGACGCGGTGAAGTCCACGACGGCGTAGATGCCCTCGGACTTCTTCTGGATGTCGTACGCGAGGCGACGACGGCCCCAGACGTCCACCTTGTCGACGGTGCCACCCTCGGTCTTGACGACCGTCAGGTACTTGTCGAGCGACGGGGCGACGGTGCGCTCCTCGATCTCGGGGTCGAGGATGATCATGATCTCGTACTGACGCAGGCTCATACCCACCTCCTCTGGTCTTCGCGGTCACGGTCGGTCCGTGACAGGAGGGTTCTCGTGCGTCTGCGCACCCCCGCCCCGGGTCGGGGAGAGGGCACACGGAGCCACCCACGAGGGACGGCAGCGGCCCAGCCTACCGGGTCGGGAGGCCGACGCCGAACAGTCGTGGGGCGACGTCGTGCGGCACGGGGCCGCTCACGGGTTGGGAACCGGGCCGACGGCGCCGCCGCCGCCCTGTCCGCCACCTTGTCCGCCGCCCTGCCCGCCGCCCTGCCCACCGCCGGCCCCGCCACCGTCGGCGGGTTGCGTGGGCGTGGGCTGCGGGACGGGTGTCTGCGTCGGCTGCGGCGGCGGGCCGCTGGAGACCACGATCGTCACGACCGAGCCCGTGGCGACGGTCGCGCCGCCACCCGGGTCGGTGCGCACGACGCGGCCGGCCGGCACGCTGGTCGACTCCTCCGACACGATGCTCGGCACGAGCCCCGCGGCGAGGACCGCGCCCGAAGCGTCGGCCTCGGTCCGGCCGCCGAGCCCGCCGGGCACGGACACCTCGGCCGGCGGGGCCTCGGTCGGCTCGGGCGCGACCGTCTCCCGCGGCGGCGCGGTCGTGGCCTTGGCCGTCGGCGTGCGGCCCACGTTGGCGCGTGCCGGGAACTCCACCACCTCGGCGTACGCCGGCTGTGCGAAGACCTGCTCCATGTAGTGCGCCCAGACCGCCGCCGGGTACGTGCCGCCGGTGATCTCGCTCAGCCGGCCGCCGCCCGCCGAGAACCCGAACTTCGAGATGGAGTCCTTCGACTTGCCGTCCGCGGCCTCCTGCGAGAAGGAGACGGCCGTCGCGAGCTGCGGCACGTAGCCGACGAACCACGCGGACTTGTTGTCCTGCGACGTCCCGGTCTTGCCGGCGATGGGCCGGTCGAGCGGCGAGACCCAACCCTCGGCGGAGCCCTCCTCGACCACGCGCGTCATCGCGTACGTCGCGTCGGCCATGACCTCGGGCGAGAAGACCTGCTCGCCGCCCGTCGTGGGCTCGTACGCGAGCGACCCGTCGGTGTTCGTCACGCTGGCGATGATGTGCGGCGTGTGCCGGACGCCCTGCGCGGCGAACGTCGCGTAGGCGCCCGCCATGTCGAGCGGGCGCACGTCGTCCGCGCCCAGCACGTTGGACGGGACGACGGTCGGCTCGGTCGTGATGCCGGCCCGCTTCGCGACGTCCGCCGTCTTCTCGGGCCCCACCTCGAGGTTGAGCTCGGCGTAGACGGTGTTCACGGAGTTGGCCGTCGCCTTCACCAGGTCGACGGTCCCCTGCGACTGGTTGCCGAAGTTCTGCACCTTCCAGGGCTCGCTCTCGCCGATGTCGAACTCCTGCGGCGAGCGGCCGTCGTAGCGCGTGCTCAGGCCGATGCCCTGCTCGAGCGCCGCGACGAGGGTGAACGGCTTGAACGTCGACCCGGCCTGGACCGGGTCGAACGTCGC is a genomic window containing:
- the rplI gene encoding 50S ribosomal protein L9, with amino-acid sequence MAKIILTHEVTGLGAPGDIVEVKDGYARNYLIPRSLATPWTKGAEKDVAAIRKARKAREIASLDDAKAVRDSLQANAVTVTAKSGESGRLFGAVTTAEIAEAIKAAGAPSVDKRKIEVSQAIKSLGEYKVQVRLHPEVAATVTVRVVGA
- a CDS encoding transglycosylase domain-containing protein, which translates into the protein MAGTNRRSAPSRARRATRRPTSEGGKRRFWDYPRSGYTGLHRWLPSWRVLLGTFIGGVFLVLGAGVAAFALVQPPDELDEVAFETTTVYFAGPTPGTPGPVMGEFAKQKRDIVDYATLPDHIGKAVAAGEDKTFFSNRGISITGMARAFLNNIQGKPTQGGSTLTQQYVERYYQNTTTDYLGKAKEAILAVKISQRESKEQIMGRYLNTIYFGRDAYGIQAASQAYFGKNAADLSVSEAALLAGVIPSPNNWDPANSPEKAQQRWGIVLDSMVDSGWLSAADRAAQVFPTTVEYARGETFRGPNGHLLKMVEDELVATKLWREDELRTRGLDIITTIDPALQQAAVASVDALRTGALSEGELPNERLRMSVVSVDPATGGIVALYGGPDYLADARNTATFDPVQAGSTFKPFTLVAALEQGIGLSTRYDGRSPQEFDIGESEPWKVQNFGNQSQGTVDLVKATANSVNTVYAELNLEVGPEKTADVAKRAGITTEPTVVPSNVLGADDVRPLDMAGAYATFAAQGVRHTPHIIASVTNTDGSLAYEPTTGGEQVFSPEVMADATYAMTRVVEEGSAEGWVSPLDRPIAGKTGTSQDNKSAWFVGYVPQLATAVSFSQEAADGKSKDSISKFGFSAGGGRLSEITGGTYPAAVWAHYMEQVFAQPAYAEVVEFPARANVGRTPTAKATTAPPRETVAPEPTEAPPAEVSVPGGLGGRTEADASGAVLAAGLVPSIVSEESTSVPAGRVVRTDPGGGATVATGSVVTIVVSSGPPPQPTQTPVPQPTPTQPADGGGAGGGQGGGQGGGQGGGQGGGGAVGPVPNP
- the rpsR gene encoding 30S ribosomal protein S18 — protein: MAKPVVRKPKKKQNPLKAAKIDTVDYKDTVLLRKFISDRGKIRARRVTGVSVQEQRAIARAVKNAREMALLPYSSSAR
- the rpsF gene encoding 30S ribosomal protein S6, whose amino-acid sequence is MSLRQYEIMIILDPEIEERTVAPSLDKYLTVVKTEGGTVDKVDVWGRRRLAYDIQKKSEGIYAVVDFTASPATAKELDRQLGLNEVVLRTKVLRREV
- a CDS encoding single-stranded DNA-binding protein — protein: MAGETTITVIGNLTGDPELRFTPSGAAVANFTVASTPRTFDRQSNEWKDGETLFLRCSIWREAAESVAESLTKGTRVIATGRLTQRSYETREGEKRTVYELQVDEVGPSLRYATAKVTRTQRSGGGGGFGGGGGGGFGGGGGGGYGGGQSSSSSSAGQADDPWATPAGGSSGGGGYSDEPPF